The Streptomyces sp. NBC_01260 region CCGCGGCTGCCGGAGAGCAGGGCCGGCTTGGCCACGACGGGCAGTTCGAGCCGGGACAGCAAGGACCGGACCTCGTGCGCCGACGCGGCCGCGGTGGCACGCACCGGCGACAGACCGCGCTCGCGCAGCAGTTGCCGCATCGCCGTCTTGTCGTTGATGACGCGTAGTGCCTCAGGCGGATTGAGGGCGAGACCGTGGGCGTGCGCCTCCTCGCAGACCGGCAGCTGGGTGTCCTCGTTGCCCAGGTGCAGCACGTGCGCGACGCCCAGCCGTATGGCCGTGCCGGCCACCAGGCGGCGCAGCCCGGCGACGTCCCGGAAGTCGGTGAACAGGAGTTCCTCGGAGTACCGGGCGACCTCCTCCCGGTGGTCGTCCGGGATGCGCTCCGGGTCCCAGATGGAGAAGACCCGGAAGCCCTCCTCGGTGGCCTTGCGTACATAGGCTCGCCATGGCATGACCATGAGGATCTTGTTGTTCAACGTGGTGTTCCCCTCACTGATGCGGGCCGCACTCATGTCTGCTGCGTGTTTTCCTGGACGGCGGCGGGCTGCGGGACGGCCGCACGGGCGTCGCGCTCGCGGAAGAGCGACCAGTAGATGAGGAGCGCGCCCACTCCGAAGAGCCCGAACAGTAGGCTCATCCCGACCGCCGGGATCAGTACGCCGAGGGCCAGGCACAGCGAGGCGACGACCATCCCCAGCTGCACGTTGATCTGGTAGACGGCCATGTACCTGCTGCGGTCGTCTGCGGGCACCAGGTCAGCCAGCAGGACCTGCCGGATCGGCACCGACATGATCTCGCCGACGGTGAGCACCACCGCTGCGGCGAGCAGCAGCCAGGGCGCGTTGCTCGCCCCCCACACCATGTATCCGGCCGTGAAGAGCACGATGCCGCCGAAGATCCGCTGCCGGTCCGACAGCCGGCCGAACAGCCACGCGGCGAACAGTGCCAGACAGACCACGATGAGGGTGTTCGCCGCCCGCAGGATGCCGAGCATCTCGACACCGTCGACGGTCGGCCGCCACGGCCCGAAGCTCAGCAACTGCTGCCGCTCGAAGTCCGTGCTGAGGCGTACGGCGATGTAGTACGAGATCTGGATCTCGACGCTGCGGATCAGCAGGGCGGACAGGACCAGGCGGGCCAGGACGCTGTCGCGCAGCGCCGTCGTGTAACCGCCCAGCAGCGACCTGAGCCGGCCGCGGGCCCGAGGGTCCCGTGCCGTACCGGTGCGGTCGCTCGGCGCGGTCTCGCTGATCGCCACCAGGGTGATCAGCGCGATGACGCCGGCCAGCACGGCGGCGCCGAGGAGGAGCTGGAAGAAGAACGCGCCGAAGGCGAAGCCGCCGACGAGGGAACCCAGGAGGAACGCCAGGTTGATCGACCAGTAGTTGATCGTGTAGATCTGCTCGCGCGTCTTCGGCGTGGAGATGTCCACCATCATCGCGTCGTTGGCCGGCACAGCGATACCGAAGAGGCTGGTGCTGAGCAGGTAGCAGCAGAAGGTCACGGTTCCCGAGTGCCACCACGGAGAGTTGGCCAGCGCGAGCAGGACGAGGGCGGCGGCGCTGCCGATCTCGCCGAGCAGGAGGGTGGGGCGCCGGCCGAGGGTGTCGGACATGTGGCCCCCGATGAACGTGCACCCGACGACGGCGACGGCGATCGCGAACGTCATGAGTCCGGCCGTTGCGGCACCGTACAGATGGGAGAAGTGGATCACCATCAGCGGGGCGAGCATGATGTCCAGGAACTTCCGGACGAACCCGACTCCGATGCGCAGCTTCACGTTCCGGTGTATGCCGGCAGGGATCATGGGTGCCTCGAGTTCTTGAGGGGACGGCCAACAGAGCCGGCATCCGAGCCGATTCCGTCCGACCCGGTCTGCGGTCGGACGGGAGGGGGGAGGGAACGCAGAACCGGCAGCGCGAACAGGATCGGGGGATCGGTCGGTCTGCTGGGGCGCAGGCGCATCGATACGCGAAGGGGCGAGCGTGCGCCGACCGTCACGGAGTCGCGCCGGTCCACGAACAGCATCGGGTCAGTGCGCCGGTCCGGGCGGGTGGTGCGCGTGGCCGCGACGGCATGGACGAACCACGTGCCGTGCGGCACACCGGACAGGACGCAGCGCAGGGGGTGGTCGCCGGCCGCATCGATGATCTTCGCGGCGACCGGCGGGCTCTGCAGGATGGGGGAGGGGAAGATCCCCATGTACACGCGCAGGGCCGGGCACGCGCTGGGAAAGGAGATTGTCACGGCCGCCGTGCCGTGTGATGCCTGCACCTCGTCCTTGGGCAGGGTCGGATTGAGCGCGGTGCCCCTCACGAGGTGACGGAACTGGCTCGGGGGCATTCCGACGCTCTGCGTGAAGTAGTTCGTGAACGACCCGAGGCTCTGGTATCCGACGGCGAACGAGATCTCTGTGATCGTCCTCGATGTGGTGGTCAGCAGACGCTTCGCCTGATGGATGCGGACAGCGGAGAGGAACCGGCCGGGGGTCACGCCGGTGATTTCCCGAAAGGTCCGGGCGAAGTGGAAGCGGCTGAGCAGAGCGCTCTTCGAGAGCTCGTCCAGCGAGACCGGCTCGCTGTACCGCTCCCAGATGTATTCGATGGCACGTTCTATGGCTTCACGAATGGCACCGTTGCGGGCTTCGGGCACGACCTGGCGCCTGTCTGCTGTCACGGCCACCAAGGTGCGCCGCCCCGGTTGGGTACGGCTCGCACCGCACTCGAACCGCGGTAGGGCGACCACGGCACGGCGGGTGTCAGCAATTTGGGATATGTCTCACGCCGGGGCTCCTCCCATGCTGTGAAGCATGCAAGAACCCGCCTCCCCCGCTACAGAGGACGCCGCCCGCGTGAACGAGGCGGCGGAGAGGAAGTCTCATGGATGACGTGCGGAGAATTCTGGCCCCGGTGGTGGACGAGCTGCTGAAACCGTTCAGCCACGTCGCCGATTCCGAACTGCAGAGCGTCGACGCCATTCATGAGCGCTATCCCGGGCTGGCGAGATTCCGGGAACGGCTCGGGGACACGCCCCTCATCGAGGTCCCGACGGCGCCCGGCGGCGCGAGCATTCTCGCGAAGTGCGAATGGGGAAATCCGGCGGGCTCGGTCAAGGACCGAGTGGCCTACGCGCTGGTGTGCGATGCCATCAGGCGCCACGGCAACCGGCCGGCGGAGGACCTTCGACTGGTGGAGTACTCGGGCGGGAACCTGGGCCTGGCACTGTCCTATCTGTGCGCGGAGGCGGAGATTCCGCTGAACCTGGTCGTGGCGTCCTTCACGTCGGACAGCGTGCTGGACACCCTGCGGTCGCGCGGGACCGCGGTGGACATCGCCCCGGAGGAGGAGGGCTTCCTCGGCACGATCCGGCAGGCGCTGCGTATCGCGGACGAGGACAGCTCCCGGCAGCTGCTGTTCCAGCACGTCAACCCCGCCAACCTGACCATGCATCAGGCGACCACGGGCACGGAGATCGTCCGGCAGCTCGACGGCCGCATCCCGCACACCTGGGTCGCCGCCATCGGAACCGGCGGCACCCTCATCGGCGTCCTGAACATGCTGCGCACCGTCAACCCCGGCGTCCGGGCGGTGGGCGTCACGCCTGCCGAATCCCCGTACGGGCACGGCGGCGCCCCGGCGACCCCCCGCGGACTGTGCGGCACCGGAGGACTCGGCTACGGCCTCAAGCAGCCGTTCGTGAAGGCGTACGAGAACGACGTCGCCGCGCACCGGCAGGTCTCCTATCCCGAAGCACTCGAGGGCGCCGCGGAGTTCTACAGCCTCACCGGCACCCGGATCGGCACCTCCGCCTCGGCGAACTGGCTGGTCGCGCGCAGGATCGCCGCACAGCTGCCCTCGGACCAGGTGGTGGTGACCCTGTTCGCCGACGCCGGGAACCCCGAGCAGTGGGAAGAGGTGGGCGCGTGACCACCACGCCCGACGGGCCGCGGACGGAGTCCGCGCGGGTCCTGGAGCAGTTCCGGGATCTCGCGGTCGGCCCGACCCGGTTCATGACCGTTCACGCCTGCTACGAGCTCGGGATTCTGGACCGGCTCCGCAAGAGCGACGGCACCGCGCTGTCGGCCGCGGATCTCGCCGAGGCGAGCGGTGTCCGGCCGGATGCCGTCGAGCAACTGCTGCATCTGCTGGTCAAGGAAGACTTCATCGCGTACGACGCGGATACCGGCGGATACCGCGCAGTGGGTCTCGCCCGCCTCTCCGACGACGAATTCGCCCGGGCCATGCGCCTGATGTCCATGATCAAGGAAGTCTGTCTGCGGCAGCTCTACTACCTTCCCGACAGCGTACGGACAGGCAAGGTCGTGGGCCTGGAGAAGATTTTCGGGTTCCACGGCGATCTGTACGAGGCGTGCGCCGGGCACGAGGAACTCCGTGGTGCCTGGTCCGAGATGATGGACCAGACGACATCCCTCATCGACCCCTGGTTCTTCGAGAACGTCGATATCCCGTCCGGCACCAAGGTGCTTGACCTGGCCGGCCACACCGGCCTCGGTGCGATCCTCACCTGCAAGTACAACCCGGAGAAGAACCTCGAAGTGGCCTGCTTCGACTTTCCGGAGAAGCGGGACGACGCGCTGGAGAACTTCCGCGCGCATGGTGTCGAGGATTCCTGCACCTTCATCGGCGGCGACGTGTACGAGGGTCTGCCCAAAGGCTTCGGAGCCGTTCTGGTCAAGCACTTCCTGGACCAGCTGGGCAAGGAGAACGTGTTCCGGGTGCTGCGCGCCGTCTACGACTGCCTGGAACCCGGAGGCCGGATCTACGCCCTGGTGCCGACCTATCCCGAGAATGTCAGGGAATCGAGTCAGGCGGACTTCTTCCCTGCCTACTTCCTCGGCTGCAGCACGGCCGAAGGCGGCCCGCAGAAGGCCTCCACGTACAAGCAGTGGATGGAGGAATGCGGATTCACCGACGTCGAGACGATCACGCATGGGGCGGACGAGCGGCCACCCGAGATGATTCATGTCCACAGTCTTCTGTGCGGAGTGAAGGGTTAGCCGGTGAAGAAACGCATCCTGCTGGTGCACAGCCGGTCCGGTCCGCCCCTCGACTTCGCGCTGCGCCGGCTGGCAGCCAGAGCAGAAGTCCACGTGCTCGCGTTCCATCCGCTGCCGGCCGGAGCGGAGGAGTACTGCGCCTCGGTCATCCCCGCCCACGAACGGCGGCTGAAGGGGGACGCATTGGTCGACGCCATCGTGGAGGCGGCCGGCCGGGTCGGCGCGGACGCGCTGTGCGGCCTGTCGGAGTACACGGTGGTCCCGGTGGCGGAGGCGGCCGAACGCCTGGGTCTTCCCGGCCCGGGCCCGGTGGCAGCGGCATCACGCGACAAGCGGCTGATGCGGGCTGCGTGGGAGAAGGCCGGCGTGCCGCAGCCGGCGTACCGGACAGTGGCCTCGGCGGCCGACCTGCACCGGGCGTTCGACGAGCTGCAGCCCCCTCTGCTGCTGAAGTCGGCGTGGGGCGCCGGCTCGACCGCGCAGCTCGTCGTCTCCCGTGAGGAGGAGATCGATCCGGCGTGGGAGGAGGTGACGGCGGTGATGACGGCAGCCGACGCGGCCGGTGTCGTGATGCTGGAGGTACCGGGTGCCGAGGACGACTTCCTCGTCGAGGAGATCATCCCTGGCACGACACAGTCCTGGTGGGCGGACGACAGCGGCTACGGCGACTATCTGAGCGTCGAGGGCATAGTCATCGAGGGCGAGTACCACCCGGTCTGCATCACATCGCGGCTGCCGACGATCCCGCCCTTCATGGAGCTCTGCAACATAGCGCCGTGCGAACTCGCCGGACCGCTCCAGCGCGAGATCGAATCAGTGGCGCGCGCCGCGGTCGACGCCCTCGGGCTGCGGACCTGCGGTACGCATACGGAGATCAAGCTGATGCGGGACGGAGGGCTCGCACTCATCGAGTCCGCCGCGCGCTTCGGCGGCGCCGCGATCCTTGCCCAGATCGAGCACGTCTACGGCTGCGACCTGGTCGGCACTCTGGCGGACGCGCTGCTCGGGCTCCCGACGGACCCTCCCGTTTCCATGCTGGCCCAGGGCGACGCCACCGGCGCCGCGTGCACGTTGTCCCTCCTGGCGACGAACGCGGTGGGACAGCCGTGGTCGAGGGACCTGATCTGGGACACCCACGTGGTCGACTGGCCGTCCCTGGTGACGCCCGGCACGACCATCGAGACCGTGCCGGGACTGACGATCGCGGACGGGACGCCCATGCCGAAGTACGAACGCAGCGGCGGAAAGATGGTGCTCGGCGGAGTCCTCTACCTGAAGTCGCCGGACTCCAAGACGCTCCTGCACGACGCCTACACGGTCCTGAACGGCCTGGAGGACGCCCTGGCACGGGGATGGCAGCAGGCCGGCGGCAGTGGGGGACACGAGCAGGGGACGAGCGAATGAGCAGCATGGACATCCGGCGTATCGGCGGCCGCATAGGAGCCGAGATCACCGGCATCGACCTGAGCACCACGATCCCGGAACAGCTGTTCTCCGAGATCGAGCAGGCGTTCCTCGACCACAAGGTGCTGTTCTTTCGCGACCAGGAGATCAGCGACGAACAGCAGCTGGCCTTCGCCGGCCGGTTCGGCCCGCTCACCCGGCGCCATCCGATGATGCGGACCGCCGAAGAGAGCCCGCAGGTCCTCGTCGTCGACGGGGAGGACCAACGGGCCAACCACTGGCACAGCGACATCAGCTTCACCGAGACCCCGTCCCTGGGAACCACGCTGCGCAGTGTGGTGCTGCCGCCGTACGGCGGAGACACCCTGGTGGCCGGCGGCGCGGCCGGCTACCGAGATCTGCCCGCCGAGTTGCGGGACATCGCCGACCGGCTCTGGGCGGTGCACACCAACCGGGCGGAACAGCCGCGCCTGGGCACCGGGCGTGGTGAAGAAGTACGCCGGGCCTTCCTCGCCAAGCGGTTCGAGACCGCGCACCCCGTCGTGCGGGTCCATCCGGTCACGGGCGAACCCTCCCTGTTCCTCGGTGGCTTCGCCCAGCGGCTCGTCGGCATGAGCCTGCGGGAGTCGAGGCCGATCATCGACGTACTGCAGTCCTACATACTGCGCCCGGAGAACCAGGTCCGCTGGACCTGGCGCCCCGGAGACGTGCTCATCTTCGACAACCGCTGCACGCAGCACTACGGCGTCAACGACTACGACGACCATCGCCGGCTGCTGCACCGCGTCTCGGTCACCGGCGACGTGCCCGTCGGCCTGGACGGCAAACAGAGTTACGTGATTCATGCCGGCGACGGGAACGAGGAGGGACGATAGACATGGCGGCAGACATGGCGACCCCGGATTCCTTCGCGCGGCGGCTCCGGGCACGCGAGCGGCTTACCGGTTACTGGATCTCGTGCGACAACCCGGTCGCGGTCGAACGCATCGCCCGGCTCGGCTACGACTACATCGGCGTCGACGGCCAGCACGGCGTGCTGTCGCAGCCGGGCTGGAATGCCGCGATGATGGCGGTGGACGCGGGACAACGCGCGGCGGGTCTGATCCGGGTCCCCTCCGTGGACCCGGTGGCCATCGGCGCCGCTCTGGACACCGGGGCGCGCGGAGTGATCGTGCCCATGGTCGAAACGCCGGAGCAGGCCGAGACGGCGGTGCGGGCCACCAGGCATTGGCCTGCCGGAACCCGTAGCCTGGCCGGCCCCGTACGAGCCCAGTTCCGTCTCGGTGACGTTCCGGCGGAGATCGACGAGGGCGTGGTCTGCATCGTCATGATCGAGACGAAAGCCGCCCTGGACAACCTCGACAAGATCTGCGCGACGCCGGGCCTGGACGCCGTCTACCTGGGACCGGCCGATCTGTCCGTGGCACTCGGTGGACACTACTTCGGCGATCCCGCGGTGCAGCCGGCGCTCGTCGAAGCGTCGAAGGCCATCGCCGGCGCCGCACGCGACGCGGGCATCGCGAGCGGCATCCACTGCATGGACGGCGAGAGCGCGGCCCGGTGGCTGTCGGACGGGTACACCTTCGCCACGATCTCCAGTGACATCACCCATCTCGAACAGGTCGCGGCCATGCACCTGGCGGCGGCCCGCGGGGCGGAGGACTCATGAGTCCGGAAGGCCGCATCTACCGGTCCATCGAGGAGCTGGTCGGTGGTACCCCTCTGCTCCAGTACCGGCTGCCGGGTGTTCCGGAGGACGTACGGACCCTGGCGAAGCTGGAGATGCTGAACCCGCTCGCCAGCGTCAAGGACCGGGCGGTGCTCCACATGTTCCGCGCCGCGCGGGAGTCGGGGCAGCTGTCCCCGGGCGGCACGGTCATCGAGTGCTCGTCCGGGAGCACCGGCATCTCCCTCGCCGCGCTCAGCCGGCTGTACGGGCATCGCTGCATCATCGTCCTGCCCGACAACGCCACTGTGGAAAGACAGTTGATCCTGCGCAAGCTGGGCGCCGAGATCGAGAGCGTGCCCCACGGCGACGGACTGCTGGCCGCATGGGCCTTTGCGGAGCGGCTGCAGAAGTCCCTGCCCGGTTCCTGGCTCCCGCACCAGGACACCAACCCGGCCAATGTGCTGGCGCACTACGAGACGACCGGACCGGAGCTGTGGCGGGACACCGCGGGCGAGGTGGACGTGCTGGTATGCGGTGTCG contains the following coding sequences:
- a CDS encoding MFS transporter, with product MKLRIGVGFVRKFLDIMLAPLMVIHFSHLYGAATAGLMTFAIAVAVVGCTFIGGHMSDTLGRRPTLLLGEIGSAAALVLLALANSPWWHSGTVTFCCYLLSTSLFGIAVPANDAMMVDISTPKTREQIYTINYWSINLAFLLGSLVGGFAFGAFFFQLLLGAAVLAGVIALITLVAISETAPSDRTGTARDPRARGRLRSLLGGYTTALRDSVLARLVLSALLIRSVEIQISYYIAVRLSTDFERQQLLSFGPWRPTVDGVEMLGILRAANTLIVVCLALFAAWLFGRLSDRQRIFGGIVLFTAGYMVWGASNAPWLLLAAAVVLTVGEIMSVPIRQVLLADLVPADDRSRYMAVYQINVQLGMVVASLCLALGVLIPAVGMSLLFGLFGVGALLIYWSLFRERDARAAVPQPAAVQENTQQT
- a CDS encoding PLP-dependent cysteine synthase family protein; this translates as MDDVRRILAPVVDELLKPFSHVADSELQSVDAIHERYPGLARFRERLGDTPLIEVPTAPGGASILAKCEWGNPAGSVKDRVAYALVCDAIRRHGNRPAEDLRLVEYSGGNLGLALSYLCAEAEIPLNLVVASFTSDSVLDTLRSRGTAVDIAPEEEGFLGTIRQALRIADEDSSRQLLFQHVNPANLTMHQATTGTEIVRQLDGRIPHTWVAAIGTGGTLIGVLNMLRTVNPGVRAVGVTPAESPYGHGGAPATPRGLCGTGGLGYGLKQPFVKAYENDVAAHRQVSYPEALEGAAEFYSLTGTRIGTSASANWLVARRIAAQLPSDQVVVTLFADAGNPEQWEEVGA
- a CDS encoding HpcH/HpaI aldolase family protein codes for the protein MAADMATPDSFARRLRARERLTGYWISCDNPVAVERIARLGYDYIGVDGQHGVLSQPGWNAAMMAVDAGQRAAGLIRVPSVDPVAIGAALDTGARGVIVPMVETPEQAETAVRATRHWPAGTRSLAGPVRAQFRLGDVPAEIDEGVVCIVMIETKAALDNLDKICATPGLDAVYLGPADLSVALGGHYFGDPAVQPALVEASKAIAGAARDAGIASGIHCMDGESAARWLSDGYTFATISSDITHLEQVAAMHLAAARGAEDS
- a CDS encoding helix-turn-helix domain-containing protein; the encoded protein is MTADRRQVVPEARNGAIREAIERAIEYIWERYSEPVSLDELSKSALLSRFHFARTFREITGVTPGRFLSAVRIHQAKRLLTTTSRTITEISFAVGYQSLGSFTNYFTQSVGMPPSQFRHLVRGTALNPTLPKDEVQASHGTAAVTISFPSACPALRVYMGIFPSPILQSPPVAAKIIDAAGDHPLRCVLSGVPHGTWFVHAVAATRTTRPDRRTDPMLFVDRRDSVTVGARSPLRVSMRLRPSRPTDPPILFALPVLRSLPPPVRPQTGSDGIGSDAGSVGRPLKNSRHP
- a CDS encoding TauD/TfdA dioxygenase family protein; amino-acid sequence: MSSMDIRRIGGRIGAEITGIDLSTTIPEQLFSEIEQAFLDHKVLFFRDQEISDEQQLAFAGRFGPLTRRHPMMRTAEESPQVLVVDGEDQRANHWHSDISFTETPSLGTTLRSVVLPPYGGDTLVAGGAAGYRDLPAELRDIADRLWAVHTNRAEQPRLGTGRGEEVRRAFLAKRFETAHPVVRVHPVTGEPSLFLGGFAQRLVGMSLRESRPIIDVLQSYILRPENQVRWTWRPGDVLIFDNRCTQHYGVNDYDDHRRLLHRVSVTGDVPVGLDGKQSYVIHAGDGNEEGR
- a CDS encoding ATP-grasp domain-containing protein; amino-acid sequence: MKKRILLVHSRSGPPLDFALRRLAARAEVHVLAFHPLPAGAEEYCASVIPAHERRLKGDALVDAIVEAAGRVGADALCGLSEYTVVPVAEAAERLGLPGPGPVAAASRDKRLMRAAWEKAGVPQPAYRTVASAADLHRAFDELQPPLLLKSAWGAGSTAQLVVSREEEIDPAWEEVTAVMTAADAAGVVMLEVPGAEDDFLVEEIIPGTTQSWWADDSGYGDYLSVEGIVIEGEYHPVCITSRLPTIPPFMELCNIAPCELAGPLQREIESVARAAVDALGLRTCGTHTEIKLMRDGGLALIESAARFGGAAILAQIEHVYGCDLVGTLADALLGLPTDPPVSMLAQGDATGAACTLSLLATNAVGQPWSRDLIWDTHVVDWPSLVTPGTTIETVPGLTIADGTPMPKYERSGGKMVLGGVLYLKSPDSKTLLHDAYTVLNGLEDALARGWQQAGGSGGHEQGTSE
- a CDS encoding PLP-dependent cysteine synthase family protein is translated as MSPEGRIYRSIEELVGGTPLLQYRLPGVPEDVRTLAKLEMLNPLASVKDRAVLHMFRAARESGQLSPGGTVIECSSGSTGISLAALSRLYGHRCIIVLPDNATVERQLILRKLGAEIESVPHGDGLLAAWAFAERLQKSLPGSWLPHQDTNPANVLAHYETTGPELWRDTAGEVDVLVCGVGTGGTLTGIARFLKERRDVHVVAVEPARSAVLSGGEAGPHGIPGIGAGYVSQITDLGLIDEVIAVSDDDAAAAVGEITRATGLMAGISSGAAAHAARAVARRPQWSGATIVAVFPDSGERYLSVGTAL
- a CDS encoding methyltransferase yields the protein MTTTPDGPRTESARVLEQFRDLAVGPTRFMTVHACYELGILDRLRKSDGTALSAADLAEASGVRPDAVEQLLHLLVKEDFIAYDADTGGYRAVGLARLSDDEFARAMRLMSMIKEVCLRQLYYLPDSVRTGKVVGLEKIFGFHGDLYEACAGHEELRGAWSEMMDQTTSLIDPWFFENVDIPSGTKVLDLAGHTGLGAILTCKYNPEKNLEVACFDFPEKRDDALENFRAHGVEDSCTFIGGDVYEGLPKGFGAVLVKHFLDQLGKENVFRVLRAVYDCLEPGGRIYALVPTYPENVRESSQADFFPAYFLGCSTAEGGPQKASTYKQWMEECGFTDVETITHGADERPPEMIHVHSLLCGVKG